The following are from one region of the Ignavibacteriota bacterium genome:
- the pabB gene encoding aminodeoxychorismate synthase component I: MNFNYIIKAVEDNPYSAFFYTPSVYKKANSYLLIKPIEFISIVNQNEFNSSFKLIQKLIDKGCFGWGSINYEAGFLFEKKLNRFLPRDQKKLIQFYFFDKKDVLRIKSSKIEFDDKQKDNYSISDFRLNRTENEFVDDIKKIKHFIKEGDTYQVNYTIKGKFEFKGSYTAFLQKLIFNQSAHYTAFINNDKNIILSLSPELFFRVKRRKIESQPMKGTSRRGFNHTIDEKIENELKNSEKNLSENVMIVDLIRNDLGKISNYGSIKTTELFRIEKYESLFQMISKIDGKLKKNAKLDDVIMNIFPCGSVTGAPKIRTMEIIKEIEKSERGIYTGAIGLITPEEIKMNVAIRTITIEKKSGDGVMGLGSGIVWESDAKNEFEEVLLKSKFLTEPLDYFEIFETMRLENGSIKFLNDHIARMKSAADYFLFKFREKRMRKFLVELIKSIDPYQHKKIKLFLNKWGQFRSEISDVVKVPKSIRVIFSEKEIHSEDRFRYFKTTNRKLYDDEYDRCIHRKFHEVLFLNEQDKVVEGSRTNLFIRLGKTWLTPPLNSGALPGIYRNYFIQNHPEVLEQEINVADLVKADEVILTNAVQGEIKVSRIYLTQEEFVNFN; this comes from the coding sequence ATGAATTTCAATTATATAATAAAGGCAGTTGAAGATAATCCTTACTCAGCTTTCTTTTACACTCCTTCAGTTTATAAAAAAGCTAATTCATATCTGCTGATAAAACCAATTGAGTTTATTTCAATAGTGAACCAAAATGAGTTTAATTCTTCCTTTAAACTGATTCAAAAATTAATTGATAAAGGATGCTTTGGCTGGGGCTCGATTAATTACGAAGCAGGATTTTTATTTGAAAAAAAATTAAATCGGTTTTTACCCCGCGATCAAAAAAAATTAATTCAGTTTTATTTCTTTGATAAAAAGGATGTCCTGCGAATCAAATCATCAAAAATCGAATTTGATGATAAACAAAAAGATAATTATTCGATATCAGACTTTCGATTAAACAGAACTGAAAATGAATTTGTTGATGATATTAAAAAAATAAAACACTTCATTAAAGAAGGGGATACTTACCAGGTTAATTACACAATTAAAGGAAAATTTGAATTCAAGGGGTCATACACAGCATTCTTACAAAAATTAATTTTCAACCAATCCGCTCACTATACCGCATTTATAAATAATGATAAGAATATTATTCTATCACTTTCACCGGAACTTTTTTTCAGAGTAAAAAGAAGAAAAATAGAATCACAACCGATGAAAGGTACATCCAGACGTGGTTTTAATCATACAATTGATGAAAAGATTGAAAATGAACTAAAGAATAGCGAAAAAAATCTTTCCGAAAATGTGATGATTGTAGATCTTATCCGGAATGATCTTGGAAAAATTTCTAATTATGGAAGTATTAAAACAACGGAACTTTTCAGAATTGAAAAATACGAATCACTGTTTCAGATGATTAGTAAAATTGATGGTAAGTTGAAGAAAAACGCAAAACTCGATGATGTTATCATGAATATTTTTCCGTGTGGATCGGTAACAGGTGCTCCAAAAATCCGGACGATGGAAATTATAAAAGAAATTGAAAAATCAGAACGTGGAATTTATACTGGCGCAATTGGTCTAATAACTCCTGAAGAGATAAAGATGAATGTTGCGATCAGAACTATCACAATCGAAAAAAAATCGGGTGATGGCGTTATGGGATTAGGTTCAGGTATTGTCTGGGAGAGTGATGCTAAAAACGAATTTGAAGAAGTTCTGCTAAAGAGTAAGTTTTTAACCGAACCACTCGATTATTTTGAAATATTTGAAACGATGAGATTAGAGAATGGTTCAATTAAGTTTCTTAATGATCATATTGCAAGAATGAAGTCTGCTGCAGATTATTTTCTATTTAAGTTTCGTGAAAAGAGAATGAGAAAATTTTTAGTTGAACTGATAAAATCAATTGATCCTTATCAACACAAAAAGATCAAATTATTTTTGAATAAATGGGGTCAGTTTAGATCAGAAATATCTGATGTGGTAAAAGTGCCCAAAAGTATCAGGGTTATTTTTTCTGAAAAGGAAATACATTCTGAAGATAGGTTCAGGTATTTTAAGACTACAAACCGGAAATTATATGATGATGAATATGACAGATGCATTCATAGAAAATTTCATGAAGTTCTTTTTCTGAATGAACAGGATAAAGTTGTTGAGGGTAGTCGGACTAATTTGTTTATCAGACTTGGTAAAACCTGGCTGACTCCACCATTAAATTCTGGTGCACTGCCTGGCATTTACAGAAATTATTTTATACAAAATCATCCGGAAGTTTTGGAACAAGAAATTAACGTGGCTGATTTGGTTAAAGCTGACGAGGTGATCCTGACAAATGCTGTTCAGGGAGAAATAAAAGTAAGCCGGATTTATCTTACGCAGGAAGAATTTGTAAACTTTAATTAA
- a CDS encoding MFS transporter: MQKPKLTFWQIWNMSFGFLGIQFGFALQNANVSRIFETLGASIDNIPILWIAAPVTGLIVQPIIGHMSDKTWNKLGRRRPYFLVGAILASLAIIAMPNSPVLWIAAGMLWIMDASINISMEPFRAFVGDMLPSEQRTAGFAMQSFFIGTGAVIASALPYMMTNWFGISNIAPAGQIPDSVKFSFYFGAIVFFLAVAWTVFSTKEYSPDELKKFSEDDGNIAISKNQTEVLGSGSKFLKVGVIWLLSGIIITIIIALSVNEIDYGLYVLFVGGAVFGLMQIIAGYLVKNDKTENGFVVVLNDLYNMPKTMKQLAVVQFFSWFALFAMWIYTTPAVTHHIYGATDPTTELYNEGADWVGVLMSVYNGFAAVMAFVLVWLAKLTSRKTVHMISLVIGGIGLASFYLIKDPDILLLSELGIGLAWASILAMPYAILTGSLPSEKMGVYMGIFNFFIVIPQITAASILGFFVRSIVHGEAIYALVLGGVSMIIAGLLVMFVEDVDALKN; encoded by the coding sequence ATGCAAAAACCAAAACTAACCTTCTGGCAAATATGGAATATGAGCTTTGGATTCCTCGGAATACAATTTGGTTTCGCCCTTCAGAATGCAAATGTAAGCAGAATCTTTGAAACTTTAGGAGCGAGTATTGATAACATTCCGATTCTATGGATAGCTGCTCCTGTTACTGGATTAATTGTCCAGCCAATAATCGGTCATATGAGTGATAAGACCTGGAATAAACTTGGAAGAAGACGACCGTATTTTTTAGTAGGAGCGATTTTAGCATCACTTGCAATTATAGCAATGCCGAATTCTCCTGTTCTTTGGATTGCTGCAGGAATGCTTTGGATAATGGATGCGTCAATAAATATTTCTATGGAACCTTTTCGTGCTTTTGTTGGCGATATGCTTCCATCAGAACAAAGAACTGCCGGATTTGCCATGCAAAGTTTTTTTATTGGAACCGGAGCTGTTATTGCTTCTGCTCTTCCTTATATGATGACGAATTGGTTTGGTATTTCAAATATTGCACCTGCAGGACAGATTCCCGACTCTGTAAAATTCTCTTTTTATTTTGGTGCGATCGTTTTCTTTCTTGCTGTAGCCTGGACTGTTTTCAGTACAAAGGAATATTCACCCGATGAACTAAAGAAATTTTCTGAAGACGACGGAAATATTGCAATAAGCAAAAACCAAACTGAAGTTTTAGGATCTGGATCGAAATTTTTAAAGGTTGGTGTCATCTGGCTGTTATCGGGAATTATTATTACCATTATAATCGCATTAAGTGTAAATGAAATTGATTACGGTTTGTATGTTTTGTTTGTAGGAGGTGCTGTATTCGGTTTAATGCAAATCATTGCAGGCTATCTTGTTAAAAATGACAAAACAGAAAACGGTTTCGTAGTGGTGCTTAATGATCTGTACAATATGCCTAAAACAATGAAGCAGCTTGCAGTAGTTCAATTCTTTTCATGGTTTGCATTATTTGCTATGTGGATCTACACAACTCCGGCAGTAACCCATCACATTTATGGTGCAACGGATCCAACAACAGAATTGTATAACGAAGGTGCAGATTGGGTCGGTGTGTTGATGTCGGTTTACAATGGATTTGCCGCTGTGATGGCTTTTGTTCTTGTATGGCTGGCGAAATTGACAAGCCGTAAAACTGTACACATGATCAGTCTCGTTATCGGAGGTATTGGCTTAGCATCATTTTATCTTATCAAAGATCCCGATATTCTTTTACTATCTGAATTGGGAATCGGACTTGCCTGGGCATCAATACTTGCAATGCCGTATGCAATCCTAACAGGTTCACTGCCCTCAGAAAAAATGGGAGTTTACATGGGAATCTTTAATTTTTTTATTGTCATCCCACAAATAACTGCTGCAAGTATATTAGGATTTTTTGTAAGGAGCATTGTTCATGGCGAAGCAATTTATGCTTTGGTATTAGGCGGTGTTTCAATGATTATTGCCGGACTATTAGTGATGTTTGTTGAAGATGTGGATGCATTAAAAAATTAG
- a CDS encoding HPr family phosphocarrier protein translates to MIEKKIKIINKAGLHTRPAATIVKMASKYKSEFYISRDGMSINGKSIIGVMTLAAEEGAELILNFNGEDEDQAAKEITEYFERGFDEL, encoded by the coding sequence ATGATAGAAAAGAAAATAAAAATAATTAATAAGGCAGGTTTACACACACGACCTGCAGCTACTATAGTAAAGATGGCTTCAAAATACAAAAGTGAGTTCTACATTTCACGCGATGGAATGAGCATAAATGGTAAAAGCATAATTGGCGTGATGACTCTTGCAGCAGAGGAGGGCGCAGAACTTATTCTAAATTTTAACGGTGAGGACGAAGATCAGGCAGCAAAAGAAATAACTGAATATTTTGAAAGGGGATTCGACGAACTTTGA
- a CDS encoding type 2 isopentenyl-diphosphate Delta-isomerase — protein MTDYTTRRKKEHLELSLTADVSFKTKTNGFELYEFIHNAATEVELNKISFETKFFKKKINYPFIISCMTGGTEEAENINAELAIAAEELKIPIGVGSQRQALEDKNYRNTYSVIRKNAKSVPVLGNLGAAELVRLKSYSSVQMLIDLIEADAFVIHLNPLQELLQQEGTPNFKGLIKCLKKFIKAINIPVVVKEVGAGISGTASKVLLETGVHGIDVAGAGGTSWAAIEMLRNKSVVNDYFWDWGLPTSFCLRENSKLKKEFRFILIGSGGINSAIDAAKAFALGADYVASARLILKQLDSNGIEGVKKLVVDWFDDIRKIMFLTGSHTIKDLRKNKLLRKDQLV, from the coding sequence ATGACTGATTATACTACCCGGCGAAAAAAAGAACATCTCGAACTTAGCTTAACGGCTGATGTATCCTTCAAAACTAAAACGAATGGTTTTGAGCTCTATGAATTTATTCATAATGCCGCTACCGAGGTTGAACTCAATAAAATTTCATTCGAAACAAAATTCTTCAAAAAAAAGATTAATTATCCTTTCATTATTTCTTGTATGACAGGTGGAACAGAAGAAGCTGAAAACATAAATGCAGAACTTGCAATCGCCGCAGAAGAATTAAAAATACCAATTGGTGTCGGTAGTCAAAGACAGGCACTCGAAGATAAAAATTATCGGAATACTTATTCTGTTATTAGAAAAAATGCTAAGTCGGTTCCGGTGCTTGGCAATCTTGGTGCTGCTGAACTGGTAAGATTAAAATCATATTCCTCTGTTCAGATGCTTATAGATTTAATTGAAGCAGATGCATTCGTGATTCATCTAAACCCGTTACAGGAATTATTGCAGCAGGAAGGAACTCCGAACTTCAAAGGATTGATTAAATGTTTAAAAAAATTTATCAAAGCAATTAATATTCCCGTAGTTGTGAAGGAAGTTGGTGCAGGAATTTCCGGGACAGCATCAAAAGTCCTTCTTGAAACAGGAGTTCATGGGATTGATGTCGCAGGTGCTGGCGGAACAAGCTGGGCTGCAATTGAAATGCTAAGAAATAAATCAGTTGTGAATGATTATTTTTGGGATTGGGGATTGCCAACTTCTTTTTGTTTACGTGAAAATTCTAAACTCAAAAAAGAATTCAGGTTTATATTGATTGGTTCAGGTGGAATAAATTCGGCTATTGATGCGGCAAAAGCGTTTGCACTTGGTGCTGACTACGTTGCTTCTGCCAGATTAATTTTAAAACAACTTGATTCAAATGGTATTGAAGGTGTAAAGAAGTTGGTTGTTGATTGGTTCGATGATATCAGAAAAATTATGTTTTTGACCGGCTCACACACAATTAAAGATTTAAGAAAAAATAAATTATTGAGAAAAGATCAATTAGTTTGA
- a CDS encoding EamA family transporter: MHHLVLTIVCSTSIALILKHNETQKGELIVLLTGNYLTAAVIALVLLLINDQSNFSLQTLLYGAALGSLFVITFFILAYAIKFAGTGLAITSSRLSVIIPIIFSIIFFDETPNNLYVFGFVFTIITFIIFYLSVKRGHKDGEGSIKYFYLIAVFIGIGLNDFALKFFKVWRHENEEPYFILFIFLSAFLYTSIYIIIKRIKIKRNTALLGLTLGVPNVLTTVFLLSALALLPAIIVFPIMNVGIILLTTVMAFIIWKEKLNRWGVLALTSGMIAILFLSLGR, from the coding sequence ATGCACCACCTGGTTCTGACGATCGTTTGTTCGACAAGCATTGCTTTGATCCTGAAACATAATGAAACACAGAAAGGTGAGCTTATTGTATTACTAACCGGCAATTATCTTACAGCCGCAGTCATAGCTTTGGTTTTATTGTTGATTAATGATCAAAGTAATTTTTCACTTCAAACACTTCTTTACGGTGCAGCACTCGGATCTTTATTTGTTATTACTTTCTTCATTTTGGCTTATGCAATAAAATTTGCCGGTACCGGGTTAGCTATTACAAGTTCAAGATTATCAGTAATCATACCAATTATATTTTCCATAATTTTTTTTGATGAAACTCCAAATAACCTATATGTATTTGGTTTTGTATTTACGATTATCACGTTTATCATTTTTTACCTTTCAGTAAAACGCGGTCACAAAGATGGTGAAGGATCAATAAAATACTTTTACCTGATTGCTGTTTTTATTGGAATAGGTCTGAATGATTTTGCACTTAAGTTTTTCAAAGTATGGCGTCACGAAAATGAAGAACCTTATTTCATATTATTTATTTTTTTATCAGCATTTCTTTATACTTCAATTTATATAATCATTAAAAGAATAAAAATTAAACGAAATACCGCTTTACTTGGTTTGACTTTGGGTGTTCCGAATGTACTAACAACTGTTTTTCTTCTCAGTGCCTTAGCACTGCTTCCTGCTATCATTGTATTTCCGATAATGAATGTGGGAATAATTCTTCTCACAACTGTAATGGCATTTATAATCTGGAAAGAAAAGTTGAACCGATGGGGAGTTTTAGCTCTTACCAGCGGAATGATAGCAATTCTATTCTTAAGTCTTGGAAGATGA
- a CDS encoding PEGA domain-containing protein yields the protein MKSITLLCIVSVCLFIIGCSDDGPTDPKDKKGKLVVKSIPPGARIFLMGNDTGKNTPDSLVDLNPGVYDLFLLLQYYDTAFFSANVVENLTTTKEIILSDALPSVNITLNYTISYGGDSVKFNYTLNQDVLLDSIIIKRPVSTVRDTTEKNTFNSQLFSYEDQSGNPVTYYLPTTGSGRNFYPRIEDTTYFIDFYGRKAHGSGTLFHLSFSQEL from the coding sequence ATGAAATCAATTACACTTCTCTGTATCGTAAGCGTTTGTTTATTTATCATTGGCTGTTCGGATGATGGCCCCACCGATCCAAAAGACAAAAAAGGTAAATTAGTTGTTAAATCAATTCCTCCTGGGGCAAGGATTTTCTTGATGGGGAATGATACAGGAAAAAATACGCCCGACAGTCTTGTTGATCTTAATCCGGGAGTTTATGATCTTTTTTTATTGTTACAGTACTATGATACTGCATTCTTCTCCGCAAATGTTGTAGAAAACCTGACTACTACAAAAGAGATTATTTTATCAGATGCACTTCCATCTGTAAATATCACTTTAAATTATACAATCTCCTATGGTGGTGATAGCGTAAAGTTTAACTATACACTTAATCAGGATGTTTTGCTTGATAGTATAATTATCAAAAGACCTGTAAGTACTGTTAGAGATACAACTGAAAAAAATACATTCAACTCACAATTATTCAGTTATGAAGATCAGTCAGGAAATCCGGTTACATATTATCTTCCCACAACAGGTTCAGGAAGGAATTTTTATCCGAGAATTGAGGACACAACTTACTTTATTGATTTCTACGGTCGGAAAGCACATGGATCGGGAACTTTATTTCATCTATCATTTAGTCAGGAACTCTAA
- a CDS encoding polyprenyl synthetase family protein, whose translation MRIYELEREKINKILSGALRNRKPASLYEPGSYILNSGGKRLRPLLVLLSAKAVGGKFNNAYNAAAAVEMLHNFTLVHDDIMDNADKRRGRLTLHKKYDYNTAILTGDSLLSIAYEYLLKDCNGNANEVIGAFTHGLIEVCEGQSLDTDFELRRNVSSSEYIDMIKKKTAAMAEMCCKIGALLGGGTSSQVKALGNYGLNLGIAFQIQDDLLDISADEKKFGKTIGGDLVEGKKTFLFLEALEKSKGEDRKKLLKVIERKGIRRNQVITYKLLYEKLGVQDAARKEIFNYTQKALRSINLLDDKNKKIFKWLADSLIHRTS comes from the coding sequence ATCAGGATATATGAGCTTGAGAGGGAAAAAATTAATAAAATACTTTCCGGCGCATTAAGAAATAGAAAACCAGCATCGCTTTATGAACCTGGTTCTTATATTTTGAACAGTGGTGGAAAACGATTAAGACCTCTGCTTGTTTTACTGTCTGCTAAAGCAGTTGGTGGAAAGTTCAACAATGCTTACAACGCAGCAGCAGCAGTTGAGATGCTCCACAATTTTACACTCGTTCACGATGATATTATGGATAATGCTGATAAGAGAAGAGGACGTTTAACTTTACATAAAAAATATGATTACAATACTGCTATTTTAACCGGTGACAGTTTGCTGTCAATTGCTTATGAATACCTTCTAAAAGATTGTAACGGGAATGCGAATGAAGTAATCGGGGCATTTACACATGGCTTGATTGAAGTTTGTGAAGGACAAAGTCTCGATACTGATTTTGAGTTAAGACGAAACGTATCGTCATCTGAATATATTGATATGATAAAAAAGAAAACTGCTGCAATGGCTGAAATGTGCTGTAAAATTGGTGCATTATTAGGTGGTGGGACAAGTTCACAGGTTAAAGCTTTAGGAAATTATGGGTTGAATCTGGGAATTGCATTTCAGATTCAGGATGATTTACTTGATATTTCAGCGGATGAAAAAAAATTTGGTAAAACAATCGGTGGCGATCTTGTCGAGGGTAAAAAAACATTTTTATTTCTGGAAGCACTTGAAAAGTCCAAAGGCGAAGACAGGAAAAAGCTGCTTAAAGTTATTGAACGAAAAGGTATTCGGAGAAATCAGGTTATTACTTATAAATTGTTATATGAAAAACTTGGTGTTCAGGATGCAGCCAGAAAAGAAATTTTCAATTATACGCAGAAAGCGTTACGCTCAATAAATTTACTGGATGACAAGAATAAAAAAATATTTAAATGGCTGGCTGATTCTTTAATTCATAGAACAAGCTGA
- a CDS encoding MFS transporter, producing MLEIQKKLTNTFYALLALPATAMGFALSIQIAVLSWILNSQYGLDIHEIGIVWAAGPLAGIFGQVIIGLISDKVWFWGGRRRPFILIGGTLAAIMIIALPNIGAINDFLGIGSILAVAIVVALTLDLAINISFNPTRSIIADITPDGIPRTKGYTWMQTISGFWGVMAYAIGAIFGNYFLIYLGAIIVLGFSLIPPFFIKESMELTDSKKENAVAELKNKVTDWGELFKLYFAHGFSWIGVQTMFVYIIAYIQQKLNPASETETGQIIAISFLVLNAVGFLLPAFVLEPITEKIGRVKTHLICVAIMAVGYFGIVFIGKSSIILYALMAVCGIGWAAIVSLPFAIMSEKVDQTKMGFFMGIFNLSVVLPQLIVSLVLGYFIKEASDKNLIFIISGTTLAISAILWLMVKEKKSHIPAN from the coding sequence ATGCTCGAAATCCAGAAAAAACTTACCAATACGTTTTATGCTTTGCTTGCTTTACCAGCTACAGCGATGGGATTTGCACTCTCAATTCAGATTGCTGTACTTAGCTGGATTCTGAATTCACAATACGGATTGGACATTCACGAGATTGGAATTGTGTGGGCTGCAGGACCGCTTGCAGGGATATTTGGTCAGGTAATAATCGGATTGATCAGTGATAAAGTTTGGTTCTGGGGTGGAAGACGCCGACCATTTATCTTAATTGGCGGAACGCTCGCAGCTATTATGATAATTGCTTTACCCAACATCGGGGCGATAAATGATTTTCTCGGGATAGGAAGTATTCTCGCTGTGGCAATAGTCGTTGCGCTGACTCTTGATCTTGCAATAAATATCAGCTTCAATCCAACTCGTTCTATAATCGCCGATATAACTCCGGATGGAATTCCACGAACGAAAGGTTATACATGGATGCAAACAATTTCAGGATTCTGGGGCGTGATGGCTTATGCTATCGGAGCAATTTTTGGTAATTATTTTTTGATTTATCTTGGTGCAATTATAGTACTCGGCTTTTCATTAATTCCACCTTTCTTCATTAAAGAAAGTATGGAACTGACTGATTCCAAAAAAGAAAACGCAGTAGCTGAATTGAAAAATAAGGTAACCGACTGGGGAGAATTATTTAAATTATATTTTGCACATGGTTTTTCGTGGATCGGAGTGCAAACGATGTTCGTTTACATTATTGCATACATACAGCAAAAATTAAATCCTGCCAGCGAAACCGAAACAGGGCAGATCATCGCAATTTCCTTTCTTGTTTTAAATGCAGTTGGATTTCTGCTTCCCGCATTTGTACTCGAACCAATCACTGAAAAAATTGGAAGGGTAAAAACCCATCTGATTTGTGTTGCGATAATGGCAGTTGGCTATTTTGGAATTGTATTCATCGGAAAGTCCTCAATCATTCTTTATGCGCTCATGGCTGTTTGTGGAATCGGATGGGCAGCAATAGTTAGTTTACCTTTTGCAATTATGTCAGAAAAAGTTGATCAAACTAAAATGGGATTCTTTATGGGAATATTTAATTTATCCGTTGTCCTTCCACAATTAATCGTTAGTTTAGTTTTAGGCTATTTTATTAAAGAAGCTTCGGATAAAAATCTGATCTTCATAATTAGTGGAACAACATTAGCTATTTCAGCTATTCTGTGGCTGATGGTAAAAGAAAAAAAATCTCATATTCCGGCAAATTAA
- a CDS encoding T9SS type A sorting domain-containing protein: MKTLFLLTIALLINTSFAQWSTDPNTNLKICDVAGEQALAKIAMTSDGGCYISWFDTRSGSYNVYLQRLDALGYKQWAADGLLISNNPQDTWITDYDLICDQNDNAVIVFSDIRSGGLLKPFAYMISPTGNFLWGANGVDISTGDNFQPSPVVTETSDGNFVFAWISSDGSQKIALQKLSATGQKLWGTTPILIQSGTEDYSYPAVVKSDNDQVILVHTVQTGGFPPQVRIRAHKLDLNGQLVWGSTGVMIQDNGQMAFFQVPEVESDGNNGALIAWYDGRAMNNLSSSFIQHISSAGNLYFPANGAEGSLAAERNKFSPQVAYNSATQETYLFWIETEPNQNQNGICGQKFSPSGNRIWGNTGMVFVPLSAPNTKSISDLSSHMGNNQIYIFYLDSQASGLNSMTMGFACDTTGGFIWSGNFVTLSNATQEKLQMETAMDVYKNCKLVWGDKRFDASGIYAQDINPSGQLGQPVIPVELTTFEAVVNNNEVILNWTTSTETNNRGFEIERLISENSLAQNWERIGYVEGNGTTTEPKNYNFIDKETPEGKVQYRLKQIDFDGSFNHSNTIEVEINYPDDYILFQNYPNPFNPVTVISFQIPTKSYVSLKIYDLLGNEITTLVDEEKNSGVYSVNFDAPKYASGIYFYEFKAGDFRETKTMLMLK, encoded by the coding sequence ATGAAAACACTATTTTTATTGACAATTGCTTTACTGATAAATACTTCCTTCGCACAATGGTCAACTGACCCAAATACCAATCTTAAAATCTGTGATGTAGCTGGTGAACAAGCACTTGCAAAAATTGCAATGACTTCCGATGGTGGCTGTTATATTTCCTGGTTTGATACCAGGTCCGGTTCATACAATGTTTATTTGCAAAGACTTGACGCACTTGGTTACAAACAATGGGCTGCTGATGGATTACTAATCAGCAATAATCCTCAGGACACGTGGATAACAGATTATGATTTAATTTGTGACCAGAATGATAATGCGGTAATAGTGTTCAGTGATATCAGGTCAGGTGGATTATTAAAACCATTTGCTTATATGATAAGTCCCACAGGAAATTTTCTTTGGGGAGCTAATGGTGTTGATATTTCAACCGGAGATAATTTTCAGCCATCACCAGTTGTAACAGAAACAAGTGACGGTAATTTTGTTTTTGCCTGGATTAGTTCTGATGGTTCTCAAAAAATTGCTTTGCAAAAATTATCAGCTACTGGTCAAAAGCTCTGGGGAACCACTCCCATTCTTATTCAGAGCGGAACTGAAGATTACAGTTATCCGGCTGTAGTTAAGTCTGATAATGATCAGGTGATTTTGGTGCATACAGTTCAAACCGGCGGTTTTCCACCTCAGGTTCGGATAAGAGCTCACAAGTTAGATTTAAATGGTCAATTGGTTTGGGGAAGTACTGGAGTTATGATTCAGGATAATGGTCAGATGGCATTCTTCCAGGTTCCTGAAGTTGAATCCGATGGAAATAATGGAGCACTGATTGCCTGGTATGATGGAAGAGCAATGAACAATTTATCAAGTTCTTTCATACAACATATTTCATCTGCAGGTAATTTATATTTTCCGGCTAATGGTGCAGAAGGATCGCTTGCTGCAGAGCGAAATAAATTTTCGCCACAGGTAGCTTACAATTCGGCTACACAGGAAACTTATTTGTTCTGGATAGAAACAGAACCAAATCAAAATCAAAATGGAATTTGCGGACAGAAATTTTCACCAAGTGGAAATAGAATTTGGGGAAATACTGGCATGGTTTTCGTACCATTAAGTGCTCCAAATACAAAATCAATTAGTGATCTGTCTTCACATATGGGTAATAATCAAATTTATATTTTTTATCTGGACAGCCAGGCATCCGGTTTAAATTCAATGACTATGGGTTTTGCTTGTGATACTACAGGTGGTTTTATCTGGTCTGGAAATTTTGTAACACTTTCAAATGCAACGCAGGAAAAACTTCAGATGGAAACTGCGATGGATGTTTACAAGAATTGCAAATTAGTTTGGGGTGATAAAAGATTTGATGCAAGCGGAATTTATGCACAGGATATCAATCCGTCGGGTCAACTTGGTCAACCAGTTATCCCGGTAGAACTAACAACTTTTGAAGCTGTCGTAAATAATAATGAAGTTATTCTAAACTGGACTACTTCCACTGAAACTAATAATCGTGGTTTTGAAATCGAAAGATTAATTTCAGAAAATTCTCTTGCTCAGAATTGGGAAAGAATTGGTTATGTGGAAGGAAACGGGACAACTACCGAACCAAAAAATTATAATTTCATTGATAAAGAAACTCCCGAAGGAAAAGTTCAATACAGATTGAAGCAAATTGATTTTGATGGTAGTTTCAACCACTCAAATACTATAGAAGTTGAGATAAATTATCCGGATGATTACATACTATTTCAGAATTATCCGAATCCATTTAATCCTGTTACAGTCATCAGTTTTCAAATACCAACTAAAAGTTATGTAAGTTTAAAGATTTATGATCTGCTTGGCAATGAAATCACAACTTTAGTAGATGAAGAAAAAAACAGTGGCGTTTACTCAGTTAATTTCGATGCACCTAAATATGCAAGCGGAATTTATTTTTATGAATTTAAAGCTGGTGATTTCAGAGAGACAAAAACTATGTTAATGTTGAAATAA